One genomic segment of Nerophis lumbriciformis linkage group LG20, RoL_Nlum_v2.1, whole genome shotgun sequence includes these proteins:
- the rpl35 gene encoding large ribosomal subunit protein uL29, producing MAKIKARDLRGKKKEELLKQLDDLKNELSQLRVAKVTGGAASKLSKIRVVRKSIARVLTVINQTQKENLRKFYKGKKYKPLDLRPKKTRAMRRRLNKHEENLRTKKQQRKDLLYSVRKFALKA from the exons ATG GCCAAGATTAAGGCAAGAGACTTGCGAGGCAAAAAGAAAGAGGAGCTGCTGAAGCAACTCGACGATTTAAAAAACGAGCTTTCCCAACTTCGTGTGGCCAAGGTGACTGGCGGAGCGGCTTCCAAACTGTCAAAAAT CCGTGTTGTCCGCAAATCCATTGCCAGAGTCCTGACTGTCATCAATCAGACTCAAAAAGAAAACTTGAGAAAATTCTACAAG GGCAAGAAATACAAGCCCTTGGACCTGAGGCCCAAGAAGACAAGAGCTATGCGGCGCCGCCTCAACAAACATGAGGAGAATCTGCGCACAAAGAAGCAGCAGAGAAAAGATCTCCTTTATTCCGTCAGAAAATTTGCTCTCAAAGCTTGA